The following proteins are co-located in the Lagenorhynchus albirostris chromosome 2, mLagAlb1.1, whole genome shotgun sequence genome:
- the NECTIN4 gene encoding nectin-4 isoform X10, producing the protein MPLSLGAEMCGPEAWLPLLLLASFTGRCPAGELETSDLVTVVLGQDAKLPCFYRGDPGEQVEQVAWARVHEGEGGQELALLNSKYGLYVSSAYEGRVEQPPPPRNPLDGAVLLRNAVQADEGEYECRVSTFPAGSFQAQLRLRVLVPPLPSLNPGPALEEGQGLTLAASCTAEGSPAPSVTWDTEVKGTTSGRSFTHSRSAAVTSEFHLVPSRSMNGQPLTCVVSHPGLLQDQRITHILQVAFLAEASVRGLEDQKLWQVGREGAMLKCLSEGQPPPSYNWTREEELTLTRENSIRRLHSHHSDPRNQPEESVGLRAEGHPDGLKDNSSCSVMRAPADPLTSGCPALVPDLPSALDLQSEEAEGRSYSTLTTVREIETQTELLSPGSGRTEEEEDQDEGIKQAMNHFVQENGTLRAKPTGNGIYINGRGHLV; encoded by the exons ATGCCTCTGTCCCTGGGAGCCGAGATGTGCGGGCCTGAGGCATGGCTGCCACTACTGCTCCTGGCATCGTTTACAG GTCGGTGCCCGGCGGGCGAGCTGGAGACCTCGGACTTGGTGACCGTGGTGCTGGGCCAGGACGCAAAACTGCCCTGCTTCTACCGAGGGGACCCGGGCGAGCAGGTGGAGCAAGTGGCATGGGCTCGTGTGCATGAGGGCGAGGGCGGCCAGGAGCTGGCACTTCTGAACTCTAAATACGGGCTGTACGTGAGCTCAGCCTACGAGGGCCGCGTGGAACAGCCGCCTCCCCCAAGGAACCCCCTGGACGGTGCGGTGCTTCTGCGCAACGCGGTGCAGGCGGACGAGGGCGAGTATGAGTGTCGCGTCAGTACCTTCCCTGCCGGCAGCTTCCAGGCGCAGCTTCGGCTCCGCGTGCTGG TGCCTCCCCTGCCCTCGCTGAATCCTGGTCCAGCACTAGAAGAGGGCCAGGGCCTGACACTGGCAGCTTCCTGCACAGCAGAGGGTAGCCCGGCCCCCAGCGTGACCTGGGACACAGAGGTCAAGGGTACAACATCCGGCCGCTCTTTCACGCACTCTCGCTCAGCTGCTGTCACTTCAGAATTCCATCTGGTGCCCAGCCGCAGCATGAATGGACAGCCACTTACCTGCGTGGTGTCGCACCCTGGCCTGCTCCAGGACCAAAGGATCACCCACATCCTCCAAGTGGCCT TCCTTGCTGAGGCCTCTGTGAGGGGCCTTGAAGACCAAAAGCTGTGGCAGGTTGGCAGAGAAGGAGCTATGCTCAAGTGCCTGAGTGAAGGGCAGCCTCCTCCCTCGTACAACTGGACACG TGAGGAGGAGCTGACCCTGACCAGGGAGAACTCCATCCGGAGGCTGCATTCCCATCACTCGGACCCCAGGAACCAG CCGGAGGAGAGTGTAGGGCTGAGAGCCGAGGGCCACCCTGATGGTCTCAAGGACAACAGTAGCTGCTCTGTGATG CGTGCCCCAGCCGACCCCCTCACGTCTGGCTGCCCCGCCTTGGTTCCTGACTTGCCCTCCGCCCTTGATCTCCAGAGCGAAGAGGCAGAGGGCCGCAGTTACTCCACGCTGACCACAGTGCGGGAGATTGAAACACAGACTGAACTGCTGTCTCCAGGCTCTGGGCggacagaggaggaggaagatcAGGATGAAGGCATCAAACAGGCCATGAACCATTTTGTTCAGGAGAACGGGACCCTGCGGGCCAAGCCCACGGGCAATGGCATCTACATCAATGGGCGGGGGCACCTGGTCTGA
- the NECTIN4 gene encoding nectin-4 isoform X1, translating into MPLSLGAEMCGPEAWLPLLLLASFTGRCPAGELETSDLVTVVLGQDAKLPCFYRGDPGEQVEQVAWARVHEGEGGQELALLNSKYGLYVSSAYEGRVEQPPPPRNPLDGAVLLRNAVQADEGEYECRVSTFPAGSFQAQLRLRVLVPPLPSLNPGPALEEGQGLTLAASCTAEGSPAPSVTWDTEVKGTTSGRSFTHSRSAAVTSEFHLVPSRSMNGQPLTCVVSHPGLLQDQRITHILQVAFLAEASVRGLEDQKLWQVGREGAMLKCLSEGQPPPSYNWTRLDGPLPSGVQAEGDTLTFPPLTTEHSGTYVCHVSNELSSRDSQVDVDVLADPQDTTGKQVDLVSASVVVVGVIAALLFCLLVVVVVLMSRYHRRKAQQMTQKYEEELTLTRENSIRRLHSHHSDPRNQPEESVGLRAEGHPDGLKDNSSCSVMRAPADPLTSGCPALVPDLPSALDLQSEEAEGRSYSTLTTVREIETQTELLSPGSGRTEEEEDQDEGIKQAMNHFVQENGTLRAKPTGNGIYINGRGHLV; encoded by the exons ATGCCTCTGTCCCTGGGAGCCGAGATGTGCGGGCCTGAGGCATGGCTGCCACTACTGCTCCTGGCATCGTTTACAG GTCGGTGCCCGGCGGGCGAGCTGGAGACCTCGGACTTGGTGACCGTGGTGCTGGGCCAGGACGCAAAACTGCCCTGCTTCTACCGAGGGGACCCGGGCGAGCAGGTGGAGCAAGTGGCATGGGCTCGTGTGCATGAGGGCGAGGGCGGCCAGGAGCTGGCACTTCTGAACTCTAAATACGGGCTGTACGTGAGCTCAGCCTACGAGGGCCGCGTGGAACAGCCGCCTCCCCCAAGGAACCCCCTGGACGGTGCGGTGCTTCTGCGCAACGCGGTGCAGGCGGACGAGGGCGAGTATGAGTGTCGCGTCAGTACCTTCCCTGCCGGCAGCTTCCAGGCGCAGCTTCGGCTCCGCGTGCTGG TGCCTCCCCTGCCCTCGCTGAATCCTGGTCCAGCACTAGAAGAGGGCCAGGGCCTGACACTGGCAGCTTCCTGCACAGCAGAGGGTAGCCCGGCCCCCAGCGTGACCTGGGACACAGAGGTCAAGGGTACAACATCCGGCCGCTCTTTCACGCACTCTCGCTCAGCTGCTGTCACTTCAGAATTCCATCTGGTGCCCAGCCGCAGCATGAATGGACAGCCACTTACCTGCGTGGTGTCGCACCCTGGCCTGCTCCAGGACCAAAGGATCACCCACATCCTCCAAGTGGCCT TCCTTGCTGAGGCCTCTGTGAGGGGCCTTGAAGACCAAAAGCTGTGGCAGGTTGGCAGAGAAGGAGCTATGCTCAAGTGCCTGAGTGAAGGGCAGCCTCCTCCCTCGTACAACTGGACACG GCTGGACGGGCCTCTGCCCAGTGGGGTACAAGCAGAAGGAGATACCCTGACCTTCCCCCCGCTGACCACTGAGCACAGTGGCACCTACGTCTGCCACGTCAGCAATGAGCTCTCCTCAAGGGATTCTCAGGTGGATGTGGATGTTCTTG CAGACCCCCAGGATACCACGGGGAAGCAGGTGGATCTGGTGTCGGCCtccgtggtggtggtgggtgtgATCGCCGCACTCTTGTTCTGCcttctggtggtggtggtggtgctcaTGTCCCGATACCATCGGCGCAAGGCCCAGCAGATGACCCAGAAATA TGAGGAGGAGCTGACCCTGACCAGGGAGAACTCCATCCGGAGGCTGCATTCCCATCACTCGGACCCCAGGAACCAG CCGGAGGAGAGTGTAGGGCTGAGAGCCGAGGGCCACCCTGATGGTCTCAAGGACAACAGTAGCTGCTCTGTGATG CGTGCCCCAGCCGACCCCCTCACGTCTGGCTGCCCCGCCTTGGTTCCTGACTTGCCCTCCGCCCTTGATCTCCAGAGCGAAGAGGCAGAGGGCCGCAGTTACTCCACGCTGACCACAGTGCGGGAGATTGAAACACAGACTGAACTGCTGTCTCCAGGCTCTGGGCggacagaggaggaggaagatcAGGATGAAGGCATCAAACAGGCCATGAACCATTTTGTTCAGGAGAACGGGACCCTGCGGGCCAAGCCCACGGGCAATGGCATCTACATCAATGGGCGGGGGCACCTGGTCTGA
- the NECTIN4 gene encoding nectin-4 isoform X2 — protein sequence MPLSLGAEMCGPEAWLPLLLLASFTGRCPAGELETSDLVTVVLGQDAKLPCFYRGDPGEQVEQVAWARVHEGEGGQELALLNSKYGLYVSSAYEGRVEQPPPPRNPLDGAVLLRNAVQADEGEYECRVSTFPAGSFQAQLRLRVLVPPLPSLNPGPALEEGQGLTLAASCTAEGSPAPSVTWDTEVKGTTSGRSFTHSRSAAVTSEFHLVPSRSMNGQPLTCVVSHPGLLQDQRITHILQVAFLAEASVRGLEDQKLWQVGREGAMLKCLSEGQPPPSYNWTRLDGPLPSGVQAEGDTLTFPPLTTEHSGTYVCHVSNELSSRDSQVDVDVLDPQDTTGKQVDLVSASVVVVGVIAALLFCLLVVVVVLMSRYHRRKAQQMTQKYEEELTLTRENSIRRLHSHHSDPRNQPEESVGLRAEGHPDGLKDNSSCSVMRAPADPLTSGCPALVPDLPSALDLQSEEAEGRSYSTLTTVREIETQTELLSPGSGRTEEEEDQDEGIKQAMNHFVQENGTLRAKPTGNGIYINGRGHLV from the exons ATGCCTCTGTCCCTGGGAGCCGAGATGTGCGGGCCTGAGGCATGGCTGCCACTACTGCTCCTGGCATCGTTTACAG GTCGGTGCCCGGCGGGCGAGCTGGAGACCTCGGACTTGGTGACCGTGGTGCTGGGCCAGGACGCAAAACTGCCCTGCTTCTACCGAGGGGACCCGGGCGAGCAGGTGGAGCAAGTGGCATGGGCTCGTGTGCATGAGGGCGAGGGCGGCCAGGAGCTGGCACTTCTGAACTCTAAATACGGGCTGTACGTGAGCTCAGCCTACGAGGGCCGCGTGGAACAGCCGCCTCCCCCAAGGAACCCCCTGGACGGTGCGGTGCTTCTGCGCAACGCGGTGCAGGCGGACGAGGGCGAGTATGAGTGTCGCGTCAGTACCTTCCCTGCCGGCAGCTTCCAGGCGCAGCTTCGGCTCCGCGTGCTGG TGCCTCCCCTGCCCTCGCTGAATCCTGGTCCAGCACTAGAAGAGGGCCAGGGCCTGACACTGGCAGCTTCCTGCACAGCAGAGGGTAGCCCGGCCCCCAGCGTGACCTGGGACACAGAGGTCAAGGGTACAACATCCGGCCGCTCTTTCACGCACTCTCGCTCAGCTGCTGTCACTTCAGAATTCCATCTGGTGCCCAGCCGCAGCATGAATGGACAGCCACTTACCTGCGTGGTGTCGCACCCTGGCCTGCTCCAGGACCAAAGGATCACCCACATCCTCCAAGTGGCCT TCCTTGCTGAGGCCTCTGTGAGGGGCCTTGAAGACCAAAAGCTGTGGCAGGTTGGCAGAGAAGGAGCTATGCTCAAGTGCCTGAGTGAAGGGCAGCCTCCTCCCTCGTACAACTGGACACG GCTGGACGGGCCTCTGCCCAGTGGGGTACAAGCAGAAGGAGATACCCTGACCTTCCCCCCGCTGACCACTGAGCACAGTGGCACCTACGTCTGCCACGTCAGCAATGAGCTCTCCTCAAGGGATTCTCAGGTGGATGTGGATGTTCTTG ACCCCCAGGATACCACGGGGAAGCAGGTGGATCTGGTGTCGGCCtccgtggtggtggtgggtgtgATCGCCGCACTCTTGTTCTGCcttctggtggtggtggtggtgctcaTGTCCCGATACCATCGGCGCAAGGCCCAGCAGATGACCCAGAAATA TGAGGAGGAGCTGACCCTGACCAGGGAGAACTCCATCCGGAGGCTGCATTCCCATCACTCGGACCCCAGGAACCAG CCGGAGGAGAGTGTAGGGCTGAGAGCCGAGGGCCACCCTGATGGTCTCAAGGACAACAGTAGCTGCTCTGTGATG CGTGCCCCAGCCGACCCCCTCACGTCTGGCTGCCCCGCCTTGGTTCCTGACTTGCCCTCCGCCCTTGATCTCCAGAGCGAAGAGGCAGAGGGCCGCAGTTACTCCACGCTGACCACAGTGCGGGAGATTGAAACACAGACTGAACTGCTGTCTCCAGGCTCTGGGCggacagaggaggaggaagatcAGGATGAAGGCATCAAACAGGCCATGAACCATTTTGTTCAGGAGAACGGGACCCTGCGGGCCAAGCCCACGGGCAATGGCATCTACATCAATGGGCGGGGGCACCTGGTCTGA
- the NECTIN4 gene encoding nectin-4 isoform X8 — protein sequence MPLSLGAEMCGPEAWLPLLLLASFTGRCPAGELETSDLVTVVLGQDAKLPCFYRGDPGEQVEQVAWARVHEGEGGQELALLNSKYGLYVSSAYEGRVEQPPPPRNPLDGAVLLRNAVQADEGEYECRVSTFPAGSFQAQLRLRVLVPPLPSLNPGPALEEGQGLTLAASCTAEGSPAPSVTWDTEVKGTTSGRSFTHSRSAAVTSEFHLVPSRSMNGQPLTCVVSHPGLLQDQRITHILQVAFLAEASVRGLEDQKLWQVGREGAMLKCLSEGQPPPSYNWTRLDGPLPSGVQAEGDTLTFPPLTTEHSGTYVCHVSNELSSRDSQVDVDVLADPQDTTGKQVDLVSASVVVVGVIAALLFCLLVVVVVLMSRYHRRKAQQMTQKYEEELTLTRENSIRRLHSHHSDPRNQSEEAEGRSYSTLTTVREIETQTELLSPGSGRTEEEEDQDEGIKQAMNHFVQENGTLRAKPTGNGIYINGRGHLV from the exons ATGCCTCTGTCCCTGGGAGCCGAGATGTGCGGGCCTGAGGCATGGCTGCCACTACTGCTCCTGGCATCGTTTACAG GTCGGTGCCCGGCGGGCGAGCTGGAGACCTCGGACTTGGTGACCGTGGTGCTGGGCCAGGACGCAAAACTGCCCTGCTTCTACCGAGGGGACCCGGGCGAGCAGGTGGAGCAAGTGGCATGGGCTCGTGTGCATGAGGGCGAGGGCGGCCAGGAGCTGGCACTTCTGAACTCTAAATACGGGCTGTACGTGAGCTCAGCCTACGAGGGCCGCGTGGAACAGCCGCCTCCCCCAAGGAACCCCCTGGACGGTGCGGTGCTTCTGCGCAACGCGGTGCAGGCGGACGAGGGCGAGTATGAGTGTCGCGTCAGTACCTTCCCTGCCGGCAGCTTCCAGGCGCAGCTTCGGCTCCGCGTGCTGG TGCCTCCCCTGCCCTCGCTGAATCCTGGTCCAGCACTAGAAGAGGGCCAGGGCCTGACACTGGCAGCTTCCTGCACAGCAGAGGGTAGCCCGGCCCCCAGCGTGACCTGGGACACAGAGGTCAAGGGTACAACATCCGGCCGCTCTTTCACGCACTCTCGCTCAGCTGCTGTCACTTCAGAATTCCATCTGGTGCCCAGCCGCAGCATGAATGGACAGCCACTTACCTGCGTGGTGTCGCACCCTGGCCTGCTCCAGGACCAAAGGATCACCCACATCCTCCAAGTGGCCT TCCTTGCTGAGGCCTCTGTGAGGGGCCTTGAAGACCAAAAGCTGTGGCAGGTTGGCAGAGAAGGAGCTATGCTCAAGTGCCTGAGTGAAGGGCAGCCTCCTCCCTCGTACAACTGGACACG GCTGGACGGGCCTCTGCCCAGTGGGGTACAAGCAGAAGGAGATACCCTGACCTTCCCCCCGCTGACCACTGAGCACAGTGGCACCTACGTCTGCCACGTCAGCAATGAGCTCTCCTCAAGGGATTCTCAGGTGGATGTGGATGTTCTTG CAGACCCCCAGGATACCACGGGGAAGCAGGTGGATCTGGTGTCGGCCtccgtggtggtggtgggtgtgATCGCCGCACTCTTGTTCTGCcttctggtggtggtggtggtgctcaTGTCCCGATACCATCGGCGCAAGGCCCAGCAGATGACCCAGAAATA TGAGGAGGAGCTGACCCTGACCAGGGAGAACTCCATCCGGAGGCTGCATTCCCATCACTCGGACCCCAGGAACCAG AGCGAAGAGGCAGAGGGCCGCAGTTACTCCACGCTGACCACAGTGCGGGAGATTGAAACACAGACTGAACTGCTGTCTCCAGGCTCTGGGCggacagaggaggaggaagatcAGGATGAAGGCATCAAACAGGCCATGAACCATTTTGTTCAGGAGAACGGGACCCTGCGGGCCAAGCCCACGGGCAATGGCATCTACATCAATGGGCGGGGGCACCTGGTCTGA
- the NECTIN4 gene encoding nectin-4 isoform X9, which produces MPLSLGAEMCGPEAWLPLLLLASFTGRCPAGELETSDLVTVVLGQDAKLPCFYRGDPGEQVEQVAWARVHEGEGGQELALLNSKYGLYVSSAYEGRVEQPPPPRNPLDGAVLLRNAVQADEGEYECRVSTFPAGSFQAQLRLRVLVPPLPSLNPGPALEEGQGLTLAASCTAEGSPAPSVTWDTEVKGTTSGRSFTHSRSAAVTSEFHLVPSRSMNGQPLTCVVSHPGLLQDQRITHILQVAFLAEASVRGLEDQKLWQVGREGAMLKCLSEGQPPPSYNWTRLDGPLPSGVQAEGDTLTFPPLTTEHSGTYVCHVSNELSSRDSQVDVDVLDPQDTTGKQVDLVSASVVVVGVIAALLFCLLVVVVVLMSRYHRRKAQQMTQKYEEELTLTRENSIRRLHSHHSDPRNQSEEAEGRSYSTLTTVREIETQTELLSPGSGRTEEEEDQDEGIKQAMNHFVQENGTLRAKPTGNGIYINGRGHLV; this is translated from the exons ATGCCTCTGTCCCTGGGAGCCGAGATGTGCGGGCCTGAGGCATGGCTGCCACTACTGCTCCTGGCATCGTTTACAG GTCGGTGCCCGGCGGGCGAGCTGGAGACCTCGGACTTGGTGACCGTGGTGCTGGGCCAGGACGCAAAACTGCCCTGCTTCTACCGAGGGGACCCGGGCGAGCAGGTGGAGCAAGTGGCATGGGCTCGTGTGCATGAGGGCGAGGGCGGCCAGGAGCTGGCACTTCTGAACTCTAAATACGGGCTGTACGTGAGCTCAGCCTACGAGGGCCGCGTGGAACAGCCGCCTCCCCCAAGGAACCCCCTGGACGGTGCGGTGCTTCTGCGCAACGCGGTGCAGGCGGACGAGGGCGAGTATGAGTGTCGCGTCAGTACCTTCCCTGCCGGCAGCTTCCAGGCGCAGCTTCGGCTCCGCGTGCTGG TGCCTCCCCTGCCCTCGCTGAATCCTGGTCCAGCACTAGAAGAGGGCCAGGGCCTGACACTGGCAGCTTCCTGCACAGCAGAGGGTAGCCCGGCCCCCAGCGTGACCTGGGACACAGAGGTCAAGGGTACAACATCCGGCCGCTCTTTCACGCACTCTCGCTCAGCTGCTGTCACTTCAGAATTCCATCTGGTGCCCAGCCGCAGCATGAATGGACAGCCACTTACCTGCGTGGTGTCGCACCCTGGCCTGCTCCAGGACCAAAGGATCACCCACATCCTCCAAGTGGCCT TCCTTGCTGAGGCCTCTGTGAGGGGCCTTGAAGACCAAAAGCTGTGGCAGGTTGGCAGAGAAGGAGCTATGCTCAAGTGCCTGAGTGAAGGGCAGCCTCCTCCCTCGTACAACTGGACACG GCTGGACGGGCCTCTGCCCAGTGGGGTACAAGCAGAAGGAGATACCCTGACCTTCCCCCCGCTGACCACTGAGCACAGTGGCACCTACGTCTGCCACGTCAGCAATGAGCTCTCCTCAAGGGATTCTCAGGTGGATGTGGATGTTCTTG ACCCCCAGGATACCACGGGGAAGCAGGTGGATCTGGTGTCGGCCtccgtggtggtggtgggtgtgATCGCCGCACTCTTGTTCTGCcttctggtggtggtggtggtgctcaTGTCCCGATACCATCGGCGCAAGGCCCAGCAGATGACCCAGAAATA TGAGGAGGAGCTGACCCTGACCAGGGAGAACTCCATCCGGAGGCTGCATTCCCATCACTCGGACCCCAGGAACCAG AGCGAAGAGGCAGAGGGCCGCAGTTACTCCACGCTGACCACAGTGCGGGAGATTGAAACACAGACTGAACTGCTGTCTCCAGGCTCTGGGCggacagaggaggaggaagatcAGGATGAAGGCATCAAACAGGCCATGAACCATTTTGTTCAGGAGAACGGGACCCTGCGGGCCAAGCCCACGGGCAATGGCATCTACATCAATGGGCGGGGGCACCTGGTCTGA
- the NECTIN4 gene encoding nectin-4 isoform X6 yields MPLSLGAEMCGPEAWLPLLLLASFTGRCPAGELETSDLVTVVLGQDAKLPCFYRGDPGEQVEQVAWARVHEGEGGQELALLNSKYGLYVSSAYEGRVEQPPPPRNPLDGAVLLRNAVQADEGEYECRVSTFPAGSFQAQLRLRVLVPPLPSLNPGPALEEGQGLTLAASCTAEGSPAPSVTWDTEVKGTTSGRSFTHSRSAAVTSEFHLVPSRSMNGQPLTCVVSHPGLLQDQRITHILQVAFLAEASVRGLEDQKLWQVGREGAMLKCLSEGQPPPSYNWTRLDGPLPSGVQAEGDTLTFPPLTTEHSGTYVCHVSNELSSRDSQVDVDVLADPQDTTGKQVDLVSASVVVVGVIAALLFCLLVVVVVLMSRYHRRKAQQMTQKYEEELTLTRENSIRRLHSHHSDPRNQPEESVGLRAEGHPDGLKDNSSCSVMSEEAEGRSYSTLTTVREIETQTELLSPGSGRTEEEEDQDEGIKQAMNHFVQENGTLRAKPTGNGIYINGRGHLV; encoded by the exons ATGCCTCTGTCCCTGGGAGCCGAGATGTGCGGGCCTGAGGCATGGCTGCCACTACTGCTCCTGGCATCGTTTACAG GTCGGTGCCCGGCGGGCGAGCTGGAGACCTCGGACTTGGTGACCGTGGTGCTGGGCCAGGACGCAAAACTGCCCTGCTTCTACCGAGGGGACCCGGGCGAGCAGGTGGAGCAAGTGGCATGGGCTCGTGTGCATGAGGGCGAGGGCGGCCAGGAGCTGGCACTTCTGAACTCTAAATACGGGCTGTACGTGAGCTCAGCCTACGAGGGCCGCGTGGAACAGCCGCCTCCCCCAAGGAACCCCCTGGACGGTGCGGTGCTTCTGCGCAACGCGGTGCAGGCGGACGAGGGCGAGTATGAGTGTCGCGTCAGTACCTTCCCTGCCGGCAGCTTCCAGGCGCAGCTTCGGCTCCGCGTGCTGG TGCCTCCCCTGCCCTCGCTGAATCCTGGTCCAGCACTAGAAGAGGGCCAGGGCCTGACACTGGCAGCTTCCTGCACAGCAGAGGGTAGCCCGGCCCCCAGCGTGACCTGGGACACAGAGGTCAAGGGTACAACATCCGGCCGCTCTTTCACGCACTCTCGCTCAGCTGCTGTCACTTCAGAATTCCATCTGGTGCCCAGCCGCAGCATGAATGGACAGCCACTTACCTGCGTGGTGTCGCACCCTGGCCTGCTCCAGGACCAAAGGATCACCCACATCCTCCAAGTGGCCT TCCTTGCTGAGGCCTCTGTGAGGGGCCTTGAAGACCAAAAGCTGTGGCAGGTTGGCAGAGAAGGAGCTATGCTCAAGTGCCTGAGTGAAGGGCAGCCTCCTCCCTCGTACAACTGGACACG GCTGGACGGGCCTCTGCCCAGTGGGGTACAAGCAGAAGGAGATACCCTGACCTTCCCCCCGCTGACCACTGAGCACAGTGGCACCTACGTCTGCCACGTCAGCAATGAGCTCTCCTCAAGGGATTCTCAGGTGGATGTGGATGTTCTTG CAGACCCCCAGGATACCACGGGGAAGCAGGTGGATCTGGTGTCGGCCtccgtggtggtggtgggtgtgATCGCCGCACTCTTGTTCTGCcttctggtggtggtggtggtgctcaTGTCCCGATACCATCGGCGCAAGGCCCAGCAGATGACCCAGAAATA TGAGGAGGAGCTGACCCTGACCAGGGAGAACTCCATCCGGAGGCTGCATTCCCATCACTCGGACCCCAGGAACCAG CCGGAGGAGAGTGTAGGGCTGAGAGCCGAGGGCCACCCTGATGGTCTCAAGGACAACAGTAGCTGCTCTGTGATG AGCGAAGAGGCAGAGGGCCGCAGTTACTCCACGCTGACCACAGTGCGGGAGATTGAAACACAGACTGAACTGCTGTCTCCAGGCTCTGGGCggacagaggaggaggaagatcAGGATGAAGGCATCAAACAGGCCATGAACCATTTTGTTCAGGAGAACGGGACCCTGCGGGCCAAGCCCACGGGCAATGGCATCTACATCAATGGGCGGGGGCACCTGGTCTGA
- the NECTIN4 gene encoding nectin-4 isoform X7 — translation MPLSLGAEMCGPEAWLPLLLLASFTGRCPAGELETSDLVTVVLGQDAKLPCFYRGDPGEQVEQVAWARVHEGEGGQELALLNSKYGLYVSSAYEGRVEQPPPPRNPLDGAVLLRNAVQADEGEYECRVSTFPAGSFQAQLRLRVLVPPLPSLNPGPALEEGQGLTLAASCTAEGSPAPSVTWDTEVKGTTSGRSFTHSRSAAVTSEFHLVPSRSMNGQPLTCVVSHPGLLQDQRITHILQVAFLAEASVRGLEDQKLWQVGREGAMLKCLSEGQPPPSYNWTRLDGPLPSGVQAEGDTLTFPPLTTEHSGTYVCHVSNELSSRDSQVDVDVLDPQDTTGKQVDLVSASVVVVGVIAALLFCLLVVVVVLMSRYHRRKAQQMTQKYEEELTLTRENSIRRLHSHHSDPRNQPEESVGLRAEGHPDGLKDNSSCSVMSEEAEGRSYSTLTTVREIETQTELLSPGSGRTEEEEDQDEGIKQAMNHFVQENGTLRAKPTGNGIYINGRGHLV, via the exons ATGCCTCTGTCCCTGGGAGCCGAGATGTGCGGGCCTGAGGCATGGCTGCCACTACTGCTCCTGGCATCGTTTACAG GTCGGTGCCCGGCGGGCGAGCTGGAGACCTCGGACTTGGTGACCGTGGTGCTGGGCCAGGACGCAAAACTGCCCTGCTTCTACCGAGGGGACCCGGGCGAGCAGGTGGAGCAAGTGGCATGGGCTCGTGTGCATGAGGGCGAGGGCGGCCAGGAGCTGGCACTTCTGAACTCTAAATACGGGCTGTACGTGAGCTCAGCCTACGAGGGCCGCGTGGAACAGCCGCCTCCCCCAAGGAACCCCCTGGACGGTGCGGTGCTTCTGCGCAACGCGGTGCAGGCGGACGAGGGCGAGTATGAGTGTCGCGTCAGTACCTTCCCTGCCGGCAGCTTCCAGGCGCAGCTTCGGCTCCGCGTGCTGG TGCCTCCCCTGCCCTCGCTGAATCCTGGTCCAGCACTAGAAGAGGGCCAGGGCCTGACACTGGCAGCTTCCTGCACAGCAGAGGGTAGCCCGGCCCCCAGCGTGACCTGGGACACAGAGGTCAAGGGTACAACATCCGGCCGCTCTTTCACGCACTCTCGCTCAGCTGCTGTCACTTCAGAATTCCATCTGGTGCCCAGCCGCAGCATGAATGGACAGCCACTTACCTGCGTGGTGTCGCACCCTGGCCTGCTCCAGGACCAAAGGATCACCCACATCCTCCAAGTGGCCT TCCTTGCTGAGGCCTCTGTGAGGGGCCTTGAAGACCAAAAGCTGTGGCAGGTTGGCAGAGAAGGAGCTATGCTCAAGTGCCTGAGTGAAGGGCAGCCTCCTCCCTCGTACAACTGGACACG GCTGGACGGGCCTCTGCCCAGTGGGGTACAAGCAGAAGGAGATACCCTGACCTTCCCCCCGCTGACCACTGAGCACAGTGGCACCTACGTCTGCCACGTCAGCAATGAGCTCTCCTCAAGGGATTCTCAGGTGGATGTGGATGTTCTTG ACCCCCAGGATACCACGGGGAAGCAGGTGGATCTGGTGTCGGCCtccgtggtggtggtgggtgtgATCGCCGCACTCTTGTTCTGCcttctggtggtggtggtggtgctcaTGTCCCGATACCATCGGCGCAAGGCCCAGCAGATGACCCAGAAATA TGAGGAGGAGCTGACCCTGACCAGGGAGAACTCCATCCGGAGGCTGCATTCCCATCACTCGGACCCCAGGAACCAG CCGGAGGAGAGTGTAGGGCTGAGAGCCGAGGGCCACCCTGATGGTCTCAAGGACAACAGTAGCTGCTCTGTGATG AGCGAAGAGGCAGAGGGCCGCAGTTACTCCACGCTGACCACAGTGCGGGAGATTGAAACACAGACTGAACTGCTGTCTCCAGGCTCTGGGCggacagaggaggaggaagatcAGGATGAAGGCATCAAACAGGCCATGAACCATTTTGTTCAGGAGAACGGGACCCTGCGGGCCAAGCCCACGGGCAATGGCATCTACATCAATGGGCGGGGGCACCTGGTCTGA